In Erigeron canadensis isolate Cc75 chromosome 6, C_canadensis_v1, whole genome shotgun sequence, the following are encoded in one genomic region:
- the LOC122602912 gene encoding protein RNA-directed DNA methylation 3 isoform X2: protein MVDKGKGIADDSSSAKRKRNGDDKSGNRNKKSPGVLQFFEDSAFEINDSSEDEDFIDDDISMYFEDVIGPDPGVKAEPKTPNIPFFPKEEEMDEEEMDKMMEERYKPGAGFVKYAEDRSRAAKKDDWTTSMAFENDPTIWKVKCMVGRERHSAFCLMQKYVDLKALGTKLQIISAFAVEHMKGFVFIEAERQCDINEACKGLCNIYPARAAPVPVSDVQHLFAVRSKSSGIYVDTWARVKNGKYKGDLAQVVSVNETKRKATVKLVPRIDLQAVSEKFGGGVTGKKSTIPAPRLITSSELEAYRPLVRERRDRDTGELYEVFDGMCLKDGYLFKKVPLDSLSFWDVRPTEAELIKFSHANKEESNDVEWLTGLFGERKKKKPSISNNKGGKGEGSSSTDLESSFEVHDLVFHGRKGFGVVIGREKDDRIKVLEEGSDRHMVVAVEARLLKKAEFDKKFTAFDQHKKIISMNDYVRILEGPLEDKKGIVKQIYKGVVFLHDENESENCGYFCAKAQICEKMESSADLCKGKGGKSDASGFDDFPSSPKSPLSPQKPFEEKEDSRNFDRDDKDGFSVGQPCRIRVGPLKGYICRVMAIRYSDITVKLDSQHKILTVKAEHLAELKGKSSGVSIGGGQDSTKPFELLGDGNAEGWMDGGGAPDSGGWNTGGQSTERSSWAPFSAPGSSVAADPSNSDANKGAGASAWETKTTQDSIPWGASTSEQKSGGWGASSSSVKNDTSDNAGWGNALLKDPVDSSNDAPSWGNAGGSNKGESKPSWNSVAAPATQTGGWGAAKKDEDSAGGWGASASQSGGSSWGKQTDQGQSDGWGTKQAADGMIKDDEASGWGKKPSVNAGDSGKWGSADNETDGGSGWGSNNKGGGSSWSKPADGGGSSWSKPADGGGSSWGNQDGGSSWSKQEGSRGGGVEMLVLSVVRLAICRENAPRGVGVVAAKEIALSVVRAAICLESAPRVVVAVAGMLVLSVVKRGICLGNAPKVVAVVVAEVATSVVRVAICPGSALKVVVGVMLVLSVVRQGICLGNAPRVVVVGVEVAEIATNAVRVVICLVNVPKVVMVEAVVEIAINVVRVATCHENVPRVAVVAVVVAEVATSAVIVDICLGNVLRVAVAVAEVAISAVRVGTCLENAPKEVVVGGIATSAVRAGTCLENAPKEVVVVGGIATSAVRVGICLENALKVVGVVVAEVVLSVERVGICLENVHRVAAVAEVEAMVVVAEVEVMVVVVGVQGVGEVRRHLMQVKRMMVNQVVGVVVGAVVFKQGEDGVIQMLLIQQEKRMTHKEANGVVVLIKLQVVGDLMEVRRLMQREVVGAAVVINQLIKRKVGAVVVVKQEAKVEDGDHLVQLIKRTMLKEVAGRSQDGNKKA from the exons ATGGTTGATAAAGGCAAAGGAATCGCCGATGATTCTTCATCGGCGAAACGGAAACGTAACGGCGATGATAAATCCGGTAACCGGAATAAAAAAAGCCCAGGTGTTCTTCAGTTTTTCGAAGACTCCGCTTTCGAAATCAACGATAGCAGCGAAGATGAAGATTTCATCGACGACGATATAAGCa TGTACTTTGAAGATGTCATTGGCCCAGATCCCGGTGTCAAGGCTGAACCAAAGACTCCTAACATTCCCTTTTTCCCTAAAGAAGAGGAAATGGATGAAGAGGAGATGGATAAAATGATGGAAGAACGTTACAAACCAGGTGCTGGTTTTGTTAAATACGCAGAAGACCGTTCTAGAGCTGCAAAGAAGGATGACTGGACCACGTCTATGGCATTTGAAAATGATCCAACAATCTGGAAAGTCAAATGCATG GTTGGACGTGAGAGGCATTCAGCTTTCTGTCTGATGCAGAAGTATGTTGACTTGAAAGCTCTCGGGACTAAGCTGCAAATAATTTCTGCGTTTGCTGTTGAGCACATGaagggttttgtttttattgaagCTGAAAGGCAATGTGATATTAATGAG GCATGCAAAGGTCTCTGTAATATATACCCAGCTCGAGCGGCTCCAGTACCAGTGTCTGATGTTCAACATTTATTTGCTGTTCGAAGCAAGTCCAGTGGGATATATGTGGACACTTGGGCTCGTGTGAAAAATGGGAAATACAAGGGTGACCTAGCACAG GTTGTGAGTGTGAATGAAACTAAACGGAAAGCTACTGTTAAGCTTGTACCAAGAATTGATCTACAAGCTGTTTCTGAAAAATTT GGTGGAGGAGTTACAGGCAAGAAATCTACTATTCCAGCTCCTAGATTGATCACCTCTAGTGAACTTGA GGCATATCGGCCACTAGTCAGGGAGAGGCGTGACCGTGATACAGGTGAATTGTATGAGGTGTTTGATGGAATGTGTTTAAAGGATGGTTACCTTTTCAAGAAAGTGCCCTTAGACTCGTTGAGTTTCTGGGATGTTAGACCTACTGAAGCCGAGCTAATAAAGTTTTCCCATGCCAATAAAGAAGAATCCAATGATGTTGAGTGGCTTACTGGACTTTTTGGTGAACGTAAGAAGAAAAAACCATCAATAAGTAATAATAAGGGTGGAAAAGGAGAAGGCTCGTCGAGCACTGATCTGGAGAGTAGTTTTGAAGTTCATGATCTTGTGTTTCATGG GCGCAAGGGTTTTGGCGTTGTAATTGGCAGAGAGAAAGATGACCGCATCAAG GTTTTGGAAGAAGGTTCAGATCGACATATGGTAGTGGCTGTTGAAGCACGCTTGCTGAAGAAGGCAGAGTTTGATAAGAAATTTACAGCCTTCGATCAGCATaagaaaattatatcaatgaatgATTATGTGAGGATCTTGGAAGGTCCACTAGAg GATAAAAAAGGAATCGTTAAGCAAATCTACAAAGGGGTTGTCTTTTTGCACGATGAAAATGAATCAGAAAATTGTGGTTACTTTTGTGCTAAAGCACAAATTTGTGAAAAGATGGAGTCATCTGCAGATCTATGCAAAGGAAAG GGTGGTAAATCAGATGCCTCTGGTTTTGATGACTTCCCATCATCACCCAAGTCTCCTTTATCACCTCAGAAACCTTTTGAAGAGAAGGAAGATAGCCGCAACT TCGACCGGGACGATAAAGATGGTTTTTCTGTTGGGCAACCTTGTAGAATACGTGTGGGCCCTCTTAAGGGGTATATATGCCGTGTCATGGCGATCCGATACTCGGATATTACAGTGAAGCTTGATTCTCAGCACAAGATTCTTACAG TGAAAGCTGAGCATCTTGCTGAACTTAAAGGAAAAAGTTCTGGTGTCTCCATTGG GGGTGGGCAGGATTCTACAAAGCCATTTGAACTGCTTGGAGATGGTAATGCTGAAG GTTGGATGGATGGAGGAGGAGCTCCCGATTCCGGAGGTTGGAATACCGGAGGCCAATCTACTGAAAG GAGTTCTTGGGCACCTTTTTCTGCACCAGGGTCATCG GTTGCTGCAGATCCTTCCAACTCTGATGCCAATAAAG GTGCCGGAGCTTCTGCATGGGAGACTAAGACTACTCAAGATAGTATACCATGGGGCGCATCTACAAGTGAACAGAAGTCAGGTGGTTGGGGAGCAAGCTCAAGTAGTGTCAAAAATGATACTTCAGATAATGCTGGATGGGGTAATGCATTGTTGAAAGACCCTGTTGATAGTTCTAATGATGCTCCCTCATGGGGCAATGCTGGCGGCAGTAACAAGGGTGAAAGCAAGCCATCTTGGAATTCAGTTGCTGCACCAGCAACACAAACTGGTGGCTGGGGTGCAGCGAAAAAGGATGAGGATTCTGCTGGGGGCTGGGGTGCATCTGCAAGTCAATCTGGAGGATCTTCATGGGGTAAACAAACTGACCAAGGTCAGTCAGATGGATGGGGAACTAAGCAGGCTGCAGATGGAATGATTAAAGATGACGAGGCTAGTGGTTGGGGCAAAAAACCATCTGTGAATGCGGGAGATTCTGGGAAGTGGGGAAGTGCTGACAATGAAACTGATGGTGGAAGTGGCTGGGGCAGTAATAACAAGGGTGGGGGGTCCTCTTGGAGTAAGCCAGCGGATGGTGGGGGATCCTCTTGGAGTAAGCCAGCGGATGGTGGGGGATCATCATGGGGTAATCAAGATGGTGGATCTTCTTGGAGCAAACAAGAGGGAAGCCGTGGGGGTGGGGTGGAAATGCTTGTTTTAAGTGTGGTGAGACTGGCCATATGTCGCGAGAATGCCCCCAGGGGGGTGGGGGTGGTGGCGGCAAAGGAAATTGCTTTAAGTGTGGTGAGAGCGGCCATATGTCTAGAGAGTGCCCCAAGGGTGGTAGTGGCAGTGGCGGGAATGCTTGTTTTAAGTGTGGTGAAACGGGGCATATGTCTAGGGAATGCCCCcaaggtggtggcggtggtggtagcaGAAGTTGCTACAAGTGTGGTGAGAGTGGCCATATGTCCAGGGAGTGCCCTCAAGGTGGTGGTGGGGGTAATGCTTGTTTTAAGTGTGGTGAGACAGGGCATATGTCTCGGGAATGCCCCCAGGGTGGTGGTAGTGGGGGTGGAGGTGGCAGAAATTGCTACAAATGCGGTGAGAGTGGTCATATGTCTCGTGAATGTCCCCAaggtggtgatggtggaggCGGTGGTAGAAATTGCTATAAATGTGGTGAGAGTGGCCACATGTCACGAGAATGTCCCCAGGGTGGCGGTGgtagcggtggtggtggcagaAGTTGCTACAAGTGCGGTGATAGTGGACATATGTCTCGGGAATGTCCTCagggtggcggtggcggtggcagAAGTTGCTATAAGTGCGGTGAGAGTGGGCACATGTCTAGAGAATGCCCCcaaggaggtggtggtggggggAATTGCTACAAGTGCGGTGAGAGCGGGCACATGTCTAGAGAATGCCCCcaaggaggtggtggtggtggggggaATTGCTACAAGTGCGGTGAGAGTGGGCATATGTCTCGAGAATGCCCTCAAGGTGGTGGGGGTGGTGGTGGCAGAAGTTGTTTTAAGTGTGGAGAGAGTGGGCATATGTCTCGAGAATGTCCACAGGGTGGCGGCGGTGGCAGAGGTGGAAgctatggtggtggtggcagagGTGGAAGTAATGGTGGTGGTAGTTGGGGTGCAGGGGGTTGGGGAAGTGAGAAGGCATCTGATGCAGGTAAAAAGGATGATGGTCAATCAAGTGGTTGGAGTAGTGGTTGGAGCAGTGGTCTTCAAACAGGGGGAGGATGGGGTAATACAAATGCTTCTGATACAGCAGGAAAAAAGGATGACACACAAGGAAGCCAATGGGGTGGTGGTGCTAATCAAACTGCAGGTGGTTGGGGATCTGATGGAGGTACGAAGGCTGATGCAAAGGGAAGTAGTTGGGGCAGCGGTGGTGATCAATCAG CTGATAAAAAGGAAGGTTGGGGCGGTAGTGGTGGTCAAACAGGAGGCGAAGGTGGAGGATGGGGATCATCTGGTGCAGCTGATAAAAAGGACGATGCTGAAGGAAGTGGCTGGAAGAAGTCAGGATGGTAATAAAAAG GCTTAA
- the LOC122602912 gene encoding protein RNA-directed DNA methylation 3 isoform X1: MVDKGKGIADDSSSAKRKRNGDDKSGNRNKKSPGVLQFFEDSAFEINDSSEDEDFIDDDISMYFEDVIGPDPGVKAEPKTPNIPFFPKEEEMDEEEMDKMMEERYKPGAGFVKYAEDRSRAAKKDDWTTSMAFENDPTIWKVKCMVGRERHSAFCLMQKYVDLKALGTKLQIISAFAVEHMKGFVFIEAERQCDINEACKGLCNIYPARAAPVPVSDVQHLFAVRSKSSGIYVDTWARVKNGKYKGDLAQVVSVNETKRKATVKLVPRIDLQAVSEKFGGGVTGKKSTIPAPRLITSSELEAYRPLVRERRDRDTGELYEVFDGMCLKDGYLFKKVPLDSLSFWDVRPTEAELIKFSHANKEESNDVEWLTGLFGERKKKKPSISNNKGGKGEGSSSTDLESSFEVHDLVFHGRKGFGVVIGREKDDRIKVLEEGSDRHMVVAVEARLLKKAEFDKKFTAFDQHKKIISMNDYVRILEGPLEDKKGIVKQIYKGVVFLHDENESENCGYFCAKAQICEKMESSADLCKGKGGKSDASGFDDFPSSPKSPLSPQKPFEEKEDSRNFDRDDKDGFSVGQPCRIRVGPLKGYICRVMAIRYSDITVKLDSQHKILTVKAEHLAELKGKSSGVSIGGGQDSTKPFELLGDGNAEGWMDGGGAPDSGGWNTGGQSTERSSWAPFSAPGSSVAADPSNSDANKEGAGASAWETKTTQDSIPWGASTSEQKSGGWGASSSSVKNDTSDNAGWGNALLKDPVDSSNDAPSWGNAGGSNKGESKPSWNSVAAPATQTGGWGAAKKDEDSAGGWGASASQSGGSSWGKQTDQGQSDGWGTKQAADGMIKDDEASGWGKKPSVNAGDSGKWGSADNETDGGSGWGSNNKGGGSSWSKPADGGGSSWSKPADGGGSSWGNQDGGSSWSKQEGSRGGGVEMLVLSVVRLAICRENAPRGVGVVAAKEIALSVVRAAICLESAPRVVVAVAGMLVLSVVKRGICLGNAPKVVAVVVAEVATSVVRVAICPGSALKVVVGVMLVLSVVRQGICLGNAPRVVVVGVEVAEIATNAVRVVICLVNVPKVVMVEAVVEIAINVVRVATCHENVPRVAVVAVVVAEVATSAVIVDICLGNVLRVAVAVAEVAISAVRVGTCLENAPKEVVVGGIATSAVRAGTCLENAPKEVVVVGGIATSAVRVGICLENALKVVGVVVAEVVLSVERVGICLENVHRVAAVAEVEAMVVVAEVEVMVVVVGVQGVGEVRRHLMQVKRMMVNQVVGVVVGAVVFKQGEDGVIQMLLIQQEKRMTHKEANGVVVLIKLQVVGDLMEVRRLMQREVVGAAVVINQLIKRKVGAVVVVKQEAKVEDGDHLVQLIKRTMLKEVAGRSQDGNKKA; the protein is encoded by the exons ATGGTTGATAAAGGCAAAGGAATCGCCGATGATTCTTCATCGGCGAAACGGAAACGTAACGGCGATGATAAATCCGGTAACCGGAATAAAAAAAGCCCAGGTGTTCTTCAGTTTTTCGAAGACTCCGCTTTCGAAATCAACGATAGCAGCGAAGATGAAGATTTCATCGACGACGATATAAGCa TGTACTTTGAAGATGTCATTGGCCCAGATCCCGGTGTCAAGGCTGAACCAAAGACTCCTAACATTCCCTTTTTCCCTAAAGAAGAGGAAATGGATGAAGAGGAGATGGATAAAATGATGGAAGAACGTTACAAACCAGGTGCTGGTTTTGTTAAATACGCAGAAGACCGTTCTAGAGCTGCAAAGAAGGATGACTGGACCACGTCTATGGCATTTGAAAATGATCCAACAATCTGGAAAGTCAAATGCATG GTTGGACGTGAGAGGCATTCAGCTTTCTGTCTGATGCAGAAGTATGTTGACTTGAAAGCTCTCGGGACTAAGCTGCAAATAATTTCTGCGTTTGCTGTTGAGCACATGaagggttttgtttttattgaagCTGAAAGGCAATGTGATATTAATGAG GCATGCAAAGGTCTCTGTAATATATACCCAGCTCGAGCGGCTCCAGTACCAGTGTCTGATGTTCAACATTTATTTGCTGTTCGAAGCAAGTCCAGTGGGATATATGTGGACACTTGGGCTCGTGTGAAAAATGGGAAATACAAGGGTGACCTAGCACAG GTTGTGAGTGTGAATGAAACTAAACGGAAAGCTACTGTTAAGCTTGTACCAAGAATTGATCTACAAGCTGTTTCTGAAAAATTT GGTGGAGGAGTTACAGGCAAGAAATCTACTATTCCAGCTCCTAGATTGATCACCTCTAGTGAACTTGA GGCATATCGGCCACTAGTCAGGGAGAGGCGTGACCGTGATACAGGTGAATTGTATGAGGTGTTTGATGGAATGTGTTTAAAGGATGGTTACCTTTTCAAGAAAGTGCCCTTAGACTCGTTGAGTTTCTGGGATGTTAGACCTACTGAAGCCGAGCTAATAAAGTTTTCCCATGCCAATAAAGAAGAATCCAATGATGTTGAGTGGCTTACTGGACTTTTTGGTGAACGTAAGAAGAAAAAACCATCAATAAGTAATAATAAGGGTGGAAAAGGAGAAGGCTCGTCGAGCACTGATCTGGAGAGTAGTTTTGAAGTTCATGATCTTGTGTTTCATGG GCGCAAGGGTTTTGGCGTTGTAATTGGCAGAGAGAAAGATGACCGCATCAAG GTTTTGGAAGAAGGTTCAGATCGACATATGGTAGTGGCTGTTGAAGCACGCTTGCTGAAGAAGGCAGAGTTTGATAAGAAATTTACAGCCTTCGATCAGCATaagaaaattatatcaatgaatgATTATGTGAGGATCTTGGAAGGTCCACTAGAg GATAAAAAAGGAATCGTTAAGCAAATCTACAAAGGGGTTGTCTTTTTGCACGATGAAAATGAATCAGAAAATTGTGGTTACTTTTGTGCTAAAGCACAAATTTGTGAAAAGATGGAGTCATCTGCAGATCTATGCAAAGGAAAG GGTGGTAAATCAGATGCCTCTGGTTTTGATGACTTCCCATCATCACCCAAGTCTCCTTTATCACCTCAGAAACCTTTTGAAGAGAAGGAAGATAGCCGCAACT TCGACCGGGACGATAAAGATGGTTTTTCTGTTGGGCAACCTTGTAGAATACGTGTGGGCCCTCTTAAGGGGTATATATGCCGTGTCATGGCGATCCGATACTCGGATATTACAGTGAAGCTTGATTCTCAGCACAAGATTCTTACAG TGAAAGCTGAGCATCTTGCTGAACTTAAAGGAAAAAGTTCTGGTGTCTCCATTGG GGGTGGGCAGGATTCTACAAAGCCATTTGAACTGCTTGGAGATGGTAATGCTGAAG GTTGGATGGATGGAGGAGGAGCTCCCGATTCCGGAGGTTGGAATACCGGAGGCCAATCTACTGAAAG GAGTTCTTGGGCACCTTTTTCTGCACCAGGGTCATCG GTTGCTGCAGATCCTTCCAACTCTGATGCCAATAAAG aAGGTGCCGGAGCTTCTGCATGGGAGACTAAGACTACTCAAGATAGTATACCATGGGGCGCATCTACAAGTGAACAGAAGTCAGGTGGTTGGGGAGCAAGCTCAAGTAGTGTCAAAAATGATACTTCAGATAATGCTGGATGGGGTAATGCATTGTTGAAAGACCCTGTTGATAGTTCTAATGATGCTCCCTCATGGGGCAATGCTGGCGGCAGTAACAAGGGTGAAAGCAAGCCATCTTGGAATTCAGTTGCTGCACCAGCAACACAAACTGGTGGCTGGGGTGCAGCGAAAAAGGATGAGGATTCTGCTGGGGGCTGGGGTGCATCTGCAAGTCAATCTGGAGGATCTTCATGGGGTAAACAAACTGACCAAGGTCAGTCAGATGGATGGGGAACTAAGCAGGCTGCAGATGGAATGATTAAAGATGACGAGGCTAGTGGTTGGGGCAAAAAACCATCTGTGAATGCGGGAGATTCTGGGAAGTGGGGAAGTGCTGACAATGAAACTGATGGTGGAAGTGGCTGGGGCAGTAATAACAAGGGTGGGGGGTCCTCTTGGAGTAAGCCAGCGGATGGTGGGGGATCCTCTTGGAGTAAGCCAGCGGATGGTGGGGGATCATCATGGGGTAATCAAGATGGTGGATCTTCTTGGAGCAAACAAGAGGGAAGCCGTGGGGGTGGGGTGGAAATGCTTGTTTTAAGTGTGGTGAGACTGGCCATATGTCGCGAGAATGCCCCCAGGGGGGTGGGGGTGGTGGCGGCAAAGGAAATTGCTTTAAGTGTGGTGAGAGCGGCCATATGTCTAGAGAGTGCCCCAAGGGTGGTAGTGGCAGTGGCGGGAATGCTTGTTTTAAGTGTGGTGAAACGGGGCATATGTCTAGGGAATGCCCCcaaggtggtggcggtggtggtagcaGAAGTTGCTACAAGTGTGGTGAGAGTGGCCATATGTCCAGGGAGTGCCCTCAAGGTGGTGGTGGGGGTAATGCTTGTTTTAAGTGTGGTGAGACAGGGCATATGTCTCGGGAATGCCCCCAGGGTGGTGGTAGTGGGGGTGGAGGTGGCAGAAATTGCTACAAATGCGGTGAGAGTGGTCATATGTCTCGTGAATGTCCCCAaggtggtgatggtggaggCGGTGGTAGAAATTGCTATAAATGTGGTGAGAGTGGCCACATGTCACGAGAATGTCCCCAGGGTGGCGGTGgtagcggtggtggtggcagaAGTTGCTACAAGTGCGGTGATAGTGGACATATGTCTCGGGAATGTCCTCagggtggcggtggcggtggcagAAGTTGCTATAAGTGCGGTGAGAGTGGGCACATGTCTAGAGAATGCCCCcaaggaggtggtggtggggggAATTGCTACAAGTGCGGTGAGAGCGGGCACATGTCTAGAGAATGCCCCcaaggaggtggtggtggtggggggaATTGCTACAAGTGCGGTGAGAGTGGGCATATGTCTCGAGAATGCCCTCAAGGTGGTGGGGGTGGTGGTGGCAGAAGTTGTTTTAAGTGTGGAGAGAGTGGGCATATGTCTCGAGAATGTCCACAGGGTGGCGGCGGTGGCAGAGGTGGAAgctatggtggtggtggcagagGTGGAAGTAATGGTGGTGGTAGTTGGGGTGCAGGGGGTTGGGGAAGTGAGAAGGCATCTGATGCAGGTAAAAAGGATGATGGTCAATCAAGTGGTTGGAGTAGTGGTTGGAGCAGTGGTCTTCAAACAGGGGGAGGATGGGGTAATACAAATGCTTCTGATACAGCAGGAAAAAAGGATGACACACAAGGAAGCCAATGGGGTGGTGGTGCTAATCAAACTGCAGGTGGTTGGGGATCTGATGGAGGTACGAAGGCTGATGCAAAGGGAAGTAGTTGGGGCAGCGGTGGTGATCAATCAG CTGATAAAAAGGAAGGTTGGGGCGGTAGTGGTGGTCAAACAGGAGGCGAAGGTGGAGGATGGGGATCATCTGGTGCAGCTGATAAAAAGGACGATGCTGAAGGAAGTGGCTGGAAGAAGTCAGGATGGTAATAAAAAG GCTTAA
- the LOC122605595 gene encoding uncharacterized protein LOC122605595 encodes MKEDYGGTFAIPKREYESIVDDDSFPHRKRLEDYATTSTYVEVYTLGSVRGTWRSPLSSNFPHKSIEIEGYSQAVVNGVIYWNAVVDRIFVGTKIVSTNHRYLIMSFDFTSEEFAQLNLPGHLALDPDAHFSLYNVRESLAVIEFGGNDNDVLWMMIRHGCFNKLYSIATGDSAIFGFRKNGALIIEYEDVNSLDPVAMYEPESKNITEFATLKGTSFVHSYKETLLLLGH; translated from the exons ATGAAAGAAGATTATGGTGGCACTTTCGCAATTCCAAAGCGTGAATACGAGTccatagtggatgatgacagCTTCCCACATCGAAAAC GACTAGAAGATTATGCAACTACTAGCACCTATGTGGAGGTATACACGCTAGGTTCGGTAAGAGGGACTTGGAGAAGCCCATTAAGTAGCAATTTCCCTCATAAATCCATTGAAATTGAGGGATATTCTCAGGCGGTTGTAAATGGGGTTATTTACTGGAATGCTGTTGTTGATAGGATTTTTGTGGGTACCAAGATTGTTAGCACCAATCACAGGTATCTGATCATGTCATTTGATTTCACAAGTGAAGAATTCGCCCAACTAAACCTTCCTGGTCATTTAGCACTCGACCCTGATGCTCATTTCTCGCTATATAACGTAAGGGAGTCTCTTGCTGTTATTGAGTTCGGTGGCAATGACAACGATGTACTATGGATGATGATTCGGCATGGTTGTTTTAATAAGCTATACTCCATTGCAACAGGGGATAGTGCTATATTCGGATTCCGAAAGAATGGTGCACTCATTATAGAGTATGAGGACGTCAATTCACTCGATCCAGTTGCTATGTATGAACCAGAATCaaaaaacatcacagaattcgCAACTCTAAAAGGTACCTCTTTTGTGCATTCCTACAAGGAGACACTCCTTTTGCTTGGTCATTGA
- the LOC122602913 gene encoding glycine-rich RNA-binding protein RZ1C isoform X2, giving the protein MLERDTGRPRGFGFLTFSDRRGMEDAIREMHGSDLGERVISVNKAQPRMGGEDQDRAFGGSYPSGGRGGYGGVDRPLGQDECFKCGRSGHWARDCPSAGGAGGRGGSQFSSRSRFNGAPGRGDRYPDRERYVDDRYDAGRFGDRDRYDSRDSKYGSHSRYDNDRYPPNGDRFGGDRYGAPDRYPPPPSTYGRERDYDRDVGPRSSDRYSGAAGPVRYEGRNYRDRAGPYDRPRRGGGRPSSFDY; this is encoded by the exons ATGCTTGAAAGAGACACTGGCCGTCCACGTGGATTTGGATTTTTGACATTTTCAGACCGTCGGGGTATGGAAGATGCCATCAGAGAAATGCATGGCAGTGACCTTGGGGAACGAGTGATTTCAGTTAACAAGGCCCAGCCAAGAATGGGTGGTGAGGATCAGGATCGGGCTTTTGGTGGAAGCTATCCATCAGGTGGCAGAGGTGGCTATGGTGGAGTTGACAGACCTCTGGGGCAAGACGAGTGCTTTAAGTGTGGCCGCTCAGGACATTGGGCTCGTGACTGCCCTTCGGCTGGTGGTGCTGGTGGTCGAGGTGGCAGCCAGTTCTCCTCCCGCTCCAGGTTTAATGGTGCTCCTGGTCGTGGAGATCGCTATCCAGACCGTGAACGCTATGTGGACGATAGGTATGATGCAGGGCGGTTTGGTGATAGAGACCGTTATGACAGCAGAGATAGCAAGTATGGAAGCCACAGTCGCTATGATAACGACAG GTACCCACCAAATGGAGATCGGTTTGGAGGCGATAGGTATGGAGCCCCAGATCGTTATCCACCACCACCGAGCACATATGGCAGGGAGAGAGACTATGATCGTGATGTCGGCCCAAGGAGCAGTGATAGATACAGTGGTGCTGCTGGACCAGTACGTTATGAAGGAAGAAACTACAGGGATAGAGCTGGTCCATATGACCGTCCTAGAAGGGGAGGAGGCCGCCCATCATCGTTTGACTATTGA
- the LOC122602913 gene encoding glycine-rich RNA-binding protein RZ1C isoform X1, whose product MAERDTDYRIFVGGLSWDVTERQLRDAFSRFGKILDCQIMLERDTGRPRGFGFLTFSDRRGMEDAIREMHGSDLGERVISVNKAQPRMGGEDQDRAFGGSYPSGGRGGYGGVDRPLGQDECFKCGRSGHWARDCPSAGGAGGRGGSQFSSRSRFNGAPGRGDRYPDRERYVDDRYDAGRFGDRDRYDSRDSKYGSHSRYDNDRYPPNGDRFGGDRYGAPDRYPPPPSTYGRERDYDRDVGPRSSDRYSGAAGPVRYEGRNYRDRAGPYDRPRRGGGRPSSFDY is encoded by the exons ATGGCCGAAAGAGATACCGATTACCGTATATTTGTTGGAGGACTGTCATGGGATGTTACCGAGCGTCAACTCAGAGACGCTTTTAGCCGATTTGGCAAAATTCTCGACTGTCAG ATAATGCTTGAAAGAGACACTGGCCGTCCACGTGGATTTGGATTTTTGACATTTTCAGACCGTCGGGGTATGGAAGATGCCATCAGAGAAATGCATGGCAGTGACCTTGGGGAACGAGTGATTTCAGTTAACAAGGCCCAGCCAAGAATGGGTGGTGAGGATCAGGATCGGGCTTTTGGTGGAAGCTATCCATCAGGTGGCAGAGGTGGCTATGGTGGAGTTGACAGACCTCTGGGGCAAGACGAGTGCTTTAAGTGTGGCCGCTCAGGACATTGGGCTCGTGACTGCCCTTCGGCTGGTGGTGCTGGTGGTCGAGGTGGCAGCCAGTTCTCCTCCCGCTCCAGGTTTAATGGTGCTCCTGGTCGTGGAGATCGCTATCCAGACCGTGAACGCTATGTGGACGATAGGTATGATGCAGGGCGGTTTGGTGATAGAGACCGTTATGACAGCAGAGATAGCAAGTATGGAAGCCACAGTCGCTATGATAACGACAG GTACCCACCAAATGGAGATCGGTTTGGAGGCGATAGGTATGGAGCCCCAGATCGTTATCCACCACCACCGAGCACATATGGCAGGGAGAGAGACTATGATCGTGATGTCGGCCCAAGGAGCAGTGATAGATACAGTGGTGCTGCTGGACCAGTACGTTATGAAGGAAGAAACTACAGGGATAGAGCTGGTCCATATGACCGTCCTAGAAGGGGAGGAGGCCGCCCATCATCGTTTGACTATTGA